The Panicum hallii strain FIL2 chromosome 5, PHallii_v3.1, whole genome shotgun sequence genome contains the following window.
ATTCATATATAACCCCCcttgaaaaggaaaaaaaaagaaaagaaaagggaaagaaccAATGCCATACGCACGTAGGTTAGGTTAGGCATATTCTCCTCCCATAATCTCGCGGCTAGCTAATTAGAGCAGGCATTCCCTTAACCAAGGTGACGGAAAAGGTAGGCACCCTGATAGCTCATCCCGGCGTGTGGCGTGGGATCCATGCAACCCTCTACCTGCATCCAACTGATCTCCGCAAAGAAAACCTCTTTCTGAATTCGATCGGTGGCCCGTCGAAAGCCAGGTAGCTAGCGAAGCGAACCAACAGCGAAGCAATCGAACAACACTCTCGTTGGTACTATTATACGCGTAGCTTTCCAAATCCCGCCTGGGGTTATTGATAATCTGGGCTTAAAAAGGTTCGTCATCAATCATCATTCGTCAGGATTTGTTTCTCCATCTGAGAGACCGAGACTGCGGGTCTGCGGCAAGGTCTTTCAGTCTTTCTGCACCGTCTTTGGTTGAATCAATAAACAAGAGCAGGATAGCATGCAAGTGCGGGCATCTTTTGAGATCAGCCCATGCATGGCATGATTCAGCAGGGGGACCTCCTTTTGGTTTGACAAGCTGGTGTAGGCTCCATTCATGGAACCCACTTTGAGCTGTAGCTGGGTTCTGAAGAGTGCTTCTCGTAGGGGTACATGATTTGCAGCACTAAGCTGCGAGATGTCACTGACGAGTGGGGCCGTGAAGGAGACTGTTCGTGCTCATTGTGCGTTCCGTAGGTGCGTGGTCTTGGCGATGAGCTTAGCGCGCACGCGTACGTGCCGTGACAGACTGGTAATGGCATGGGTCGTGCCGATGGCGGGTACAGGGAATTAGAGCTGTGATCCATCATGGTGGTTTAGCAGAAGCATCAGCGTAGGGCCACTGTATTGTTCCTTGGGCTTCAAGATGAGGCAATTAGACATCAGGCCCAAGGCCCGTGTGATCCCGttctcaaaaagaaaaaaaaatgggaCCTCATTGATTGGGCTTAGATATTCCCGGCCTAAAGCGGGGTAGATAGGCCCATTTACATCGCCCAAACTTGGTTGTTCGATTGTGAAAGTTATCATCGCGGCCTGGCCGGCCATGCATGGCAAACAGAGCAGAGAAATGCAGCTCACTACCGAACGTCAATCTGATTTGTACCGATGCTATTATTATGTTCAATTCGTTCACGTTGGACCGGAGCTTGTACAGGTCTCTTCGTCTTCAATCTTTCTGAAACGGAACTAAACAAGATCTTACTCTAAGATAACCGTTGGATGCTAAGCTCTTGTTTTTACAAGACAACCCAACGCAACACCCTAACCTCCAAGACCTCACGCGCAATACACAGCAAAGCACGCACACGCACAGAGACGCGCTGATCGATCAACCACGAATAACCAAGCGCATCATTTCCCTCGGTCTCTCtactcctcgtcctcgccgATGATGAACTTGCCGGTGCCGGGGTTGATGGCGgcgatgaagaagaagaggacgtTGAAGAGCACGAGCGGCTCGATCTCGTTGATGGGCACGCCCGTCTCGATGTTGAGCTGCGCCAGCGCGCCCTTCCCCGTGATGATCTCGCCGATGATGGAGAAGGCCACGCCCAGCTGCGCCAGCCGCCCCACGAACAGCTCGTTCGACTTGGTGAACCCGAACAGCGGCCCTGCATTGCGCGCCACGACCACACAGGATCTTCAGAATTCAGATCAAACAGCCAGCGCAAGGATCAGATGATCTAGTATCGCGATTGATTGTTTTACCTCCCTCGCTGAGGCCGAGGGCGCCACGGAAGCCCTTGCCGGGCGGGATGACGGCCTTGTCGAGGCCGGTGACGTCGTCGACGAAGGTGCCGCGGTCTCCGAGAGCGCCGATGGCGCCGAGGAGGGTGAAgaggatgaagaagaggaggaggggcTCCGCCTCGTAGATGGGGATGCCCGTCTCCAGGTTCAGCTGGGCAAGGATGCCCTTCCCGGTGATGGCCTCTCCGAGTAGGGACGCCTGGCATGTTCACGACCAGTGTAAATAAAATCATCGTTATACTGAGAACGTAACATAACAAAATATTAACACATGAATTTGACAAATATTTAGTTTAATTTGTGAATTTCTGACTAGTAACTCGAGTACTATTTCAGGTTCAAGCTAATTAACTACTgtgatttttatttttttgaccGTCAGAAATTATTTTCCTTTCCACCTCTTGTTGACGACTGGAATTTCGTCTGGAGCTGAAACCATCATAGGAAGCTCAGCAATGTGGTGATATCCTACAGGCTACAGCAGTGCGAAATGTATGGCTGCGCTTTTTCTGCTAAAGGACGaagttgttttttttttgctgatGATATCTGAGATGGTGGTACTGGTTGACCAGTATGAAGATACATAAAAAAGTTTTTCTTTACTTCCTAAGCCATGCAGCTGTAGAACTAGAACGTGAGCGTGGCGTCTGTTGAGTACTCACGGCAAAGCCAAGCATGGCGACACGGCCGACGAACAGCTCGTTCTCCTTGGTGAAACCGATCCCGCCGGACGTGCCGAAGATACCGTCCTCAACCTTCGGCTTGGGCGCAGGAGCCTTCACGACATCGATCGACACCATCATACACATGGCAATCACCACCATGCATGCAGAAATAACAGCGGAAGTGATCGAGGAACAAACACTAGGAGCATGCATGCGTGCGTGGCACGGACCTTCTTCGCCGGGGCCTTTGCGGCCTTGGACTTGCCGAAGAGGGCCAGGGTCTTCACGGAGACGGACCTGGAGTGCCTGTACGCTGACGGCAGCGCGAGCCGCAGGtacggcgccggccggccggcctgcagcgacggcagcgcgcggccgccgctgACGCTGGTCGACATGAGCATGGACCGCGCCATCCGTGCCGCCGCGCCTGCTCACGAACACACAGAGGCAACGCTCGCGCGCTGAGAAGGGGCCGAAGCTGTGTGCTCGCAGGTGctgcgctgctgctgcttggtCGTGGCTACTGGAGTACTGGCTGACTGGCTCCGCGGCTGCGTGGCCAGTTCTTTATGAACGGGGTCACATGCGCGGGGAGCGCGAGGCTGGCGTAGCGCGAACTGGAGGAGGCGATtggcgagcggcgaggcggaggaTAGGGTGCGGGCTGCGGGGTGGGCTGCCAGGCGGCCACGTTTCCGGCTTTCCGCGAATCCAATCTATGGCTGCGGCGCCCTCCGAGGGCCAGGAGCCGGTGCGGCTCAAGGCTCATGCGACCTCCGGCCGCACGTCCGGCTGGGGAGGCACGGGGGCATGGAACAAACTGATGGCACCGGTTGGTAGGATACACGCGTCACGTAAAAAGTGCTCTCTGTCTCTCCGGTCGTGAGGCATGCGCTGAGCTGCGAAGAGTACATTCTACACTGTACTGGCTCGTAGCGTGACTGAGAGCTATGGTCTGTGTACTCGTGTATGGAGCAGCTAGCATCCTAGCCTATCGTTTGCGGCAAGTCGAAGAATCTGATATTTTTGCTATTGTCTCTTTCTTATATGATTTGGCAGCGCTCCTTCAGTGTTCTTAAAAAAAATTTGCTATTGTAATTTAGCTTCAACTGCGGAAGCACATTGTGTGGCGTTGGAGTCGTGGGTGCACAGCTCCAAATCTTTATGTGAATATTAACGAAACGTGTGACAGAAATGCACGTTCCACCACCGGAATACCTAACTAACGGCTTCTAA
Protein-coding sequences here:
- the LOC112894863 gene encoding photosystem II 22 kDa protein, chloroplastic, which produces MARSMLMSTSVSGGRALPSLQAGRPAPYLRLALPSAYRHSRSVSVKTLALFGKSKAAKAPAKKAPAPKPKVEDGIFGTSGGIGFTKENELFVGRVAMLGFAASLLGEAITGKGILAQLNLETGIPIYEAEPLLLFFILFTLLGAIGALGDRGTFVDDVTGLDKAVIPPGKGFRGALGLSEGGPLFGFTKSNELFVGRLAQLGVAFSIIGEIITGKGALAQLNIETGVPINEIEPLVLFNVLFFFIAAINPGTGKFIIGEDEE